The DNA window GACGGCAATCACCCGTATCTCGGTAGACGGTGAGCAGCGCGAGTTGCTTGAGGACACTATCTCCGAGTGGAAGCGTGGTTGCCAAATCGCCACGGACATGGCGTGGGGCAAGTGCAACACGAAAAGCGATATACAGCCCCTCGCCTACGACGATGTGCGTGAACACACCGACCTCGGGAGTCAGCACGCGATTCTCGCCACCCACCAAGCCGCACAAGCCATCACCGGCTGCATCGAACGTCGCTCGAAAGGCAAGACGGTCAGCAAGCCCACCTTCACCGCGCCCACAGTGAAGTACGACACCCGGACCATGACGCTCTTCGATGACGACACGGTGTCCCTCTCCACCACAAAGAGTCGTGTCCGGTGTGACCTTGCTCTGCCCGACGCCGATGATGGCTACCAACGACAGTACCTCGACTCCGACGAATGGAGCGTCACGGAAAGCACGCTCACCGCCCGTGATGGCGACTACCTCTTGCACATCGGCTTTCGCCGACCCAAGAACGATACCGAGCAGAATACCGCCGAGGACGGGACGGTTCTCGGGGTTGACCTCGGCATCGAAAACCTCGCCGTCACCAGTACCGCCCACTTTGTCAGCGGCCGAGAGCTAACCCACGACCTCCAAAAGTTTGAAACGGTACGGGCTGGCCTCCAACAGACCGGGACGCGAAGCGCCCACCGGACACTCGAACAATCCAGTAGCCGTGAGCTTCGCTACGTCAGAGACGTGCTCCACCAGGCGTCGAACGCGATCGTGAACGAAGCACTCCGCTACGGCTGTGACGTGATAGCGTTCGAGGACTTAACCCACATCCGAGAGCGCACGGGCGCGTCGTGGGGGCATAAGTGGGCGTTCCGAACGCTGTACGAGCAAGTGGAGTACAAGGCCGAGGCAGAAGGTATCTCGGTGAAGCAAGTGGGGTCGGCGTACACATCGAAGCGGTGCGCCGAGTGTGGCTTTACTGCGGACGAGAATCGCCTGACTCGCAACGACTTCCGGTGTGTGAAGTGCAAGTCGGAAGCGAACGCGGACTACAACGCAGCGAAGAACATCGGGATGCGGTACGTCCGTCGGGGCCAACAGTCGTCTCGACGGACGGGCAACAGTCAACTTGCCCTGAAGTCCGGGACTGTGACGCCGAGTGGCGGATTCACTGCCCACCCTGACGGGTTCGAGGCCGAGGACACGGACAATCCCCACCCTCCAAGCGCTGAAAGCGCTTAGGGCGGGGTAGTTGACACTCCACTATCGAGAAAAGCGCCCGGACCACGCCTGGGAGTGCCGGTGGGACCGCCACCCGAATCCGCACAATACACGAGACCACTTCCATCCCCCGCCCACTGCCCCGACGCCTGGCGAGGACGCATCGTGGCCGGACGACCATCGTGACGTCGTTGCACTCGTCCTCGACGAGATCGAAGACCGAATTACGGCTCTCTGGAGCGAGTAAGGGCTACGGTCTCGCGTGGAGTGTTTGTCGGCGTCCCCAGAACGCGACGCGTTCTGGTGTGCGAACGAGACGCGAGGCGTCTCGTTAACGCCAGAAGGCGTGCAGCGCGCGACAGCGTGCGCGGCGTGATTCATAATGGCTACTCCCGATCTCCACGACGACACGAGTGCCGACTACGAACAGTTCGAGAAAGAGTTGCTCGCCCAGGACCGCGACGCCGCCAGGGTCGACACGGCGGACATCGACGACACGATGGCCCGCAGCGTGGTCGACGATCTCGTCGACGCGGACGTCGTCACCCCGGTTCCCGAGGACCGCGTTCTCGTTCACGAGCCGAGTAGTACTGTGTTCGATTCAGCCACGCAGTTGGCTGTCTTCCACCAGGGCTGGACGGCCGCTTGCAACGCCGACGTGGAGGCCGAGTGATGCAGCAGACGCTCGTTGGCTGTGCCTTCTGTGACGCCCCACCCGGTACCGAGACTAGCGAGGCCCACACTTGGGGGCAGGACGAGCGAGTCACCCACCCGATCTGCGTCGACTGTGCGATCTAGTCGCGACTCGATCTCGATGAGCGCGATCACCACGCCTGCGACGGGTGTGGGCTCGTCGTTGACACGCTCGCAGCGCTCACTCGATTTCGCGTAGAACTTGGACATCTCGAGGGGCCGCTGCAGCTTTGTGCTCGCTGTAGCCCCGGTGGGCCCGCCACGCACTGGACGCGTGACCTCGAGGAACATCTCGTCGCGACGCCAGCGGAGTGACTCCCTCCCGCATTTCTGGGCACGGAAACGCCCGTCCACGATAGCAAACATACCAAACAACTTAATTCCAACAGTCCCAACACTAGCCTATGTCGAGCGGCACCATCGATATCGACGAGTTCGAGAACGCTGACGCCGACGAATTCGAGGACCGGAATGATACCGAGCGGATCGTGCTGTTCCTCGACAAGAATGACGACCGAGCGTGGAAGGCGACAACGATCGCCGAGCACCTCGGGCTGGATACAGACGCCGTCAGTGCGATTCTCTCGCGATTGAAGGAACGAGGTCTCGTGCGGCACAAGCGCCCGTACTGGGCGATCACGGACGACGAGGAACGACTCCAGTCAGCCTATCGGCTCCACCGACACCACGAGACTGCAGACGAACAGTACGGTGAGGAGTGTCTTGAGGACCTCGAAACCGACGAGATGGAAGAAGTACAGTGACTGCGTTCGAAGAACTGGAACGCGGTGACATCGTGTGGGCGACCGACCCGCTCTCGGAGAGTTCTATACGTCATACAAGGCCGCGTTCGAGGGGGTTCCGACCGCGTGGATTGACCCAGCATACACGAGTCAGAGGTGTCCGATGTGCGGTCATACGGAGCGTGCGAACCGTCACAAGAAGCGGTTCAAGTGTCGGTCGTGTGGGCACCAAGACCACAGCGACCGTGGTGCAAGCGTCAATATCGCCGTGAAAGGCGTGAAGAAACTCGATTGGAATGTGCCTGCTCTCAACAGCCTTCCCGTTGTTCGGACGGTGCGACGGCAGGCATCGGGGGCCGTGGACGCCCCGACCGTGACCCATCCGACCGCCCGAGGCTATCAGGCCGATGGTCAAGTGGGAGTGTCCGACTAAACCACGGGAAGCCTCGGGGATTGACCCCGAGGCGGTTCACTTCCGAGCCCGTACTTGTCGCAACTGATAAAGGGACACACAGAGTCTGCTCAACAGAACAATGGCGTCCAGCACCGATCCCTCGACGGCGGTCGACGACGAGGTCCGCCAGCTCTACGAGCGGTATCAGGCGGCCGAGAGCGATGCCGAACGTCGCGAGATCGCCCTCGAGATGGGTGAGCTTGACGGACACCGCCACGCGGTGATCTATGCAGCACTCGAAGACGAGTAATTCGTTACACTTACTCAGTGCTTCCGTGGCTATCGACGGACCAACCAGTATACGTCAATGAGCTTGGAGAGGAGAACTATTATGCTGAACTCACATGGATTTGAAGACGATCAGCACCAGAATACCGAGCAACGGCGTACAATGATCAAACAGTGGGCCGAATGCGTTCGGACGCACGACGATAGTGAGTGGCCACGCCACCAAAATCGACTCATCGAATCCCAGTTCCAGCCGGCAAACGAGATGGCCGCTGCTGGCGAAACCGATCCGGTTCGGTTCGCGGCCGCTCGCAATCGGGTGCGTGGCCGATGACCGTCGAGGACGCGGTTACCCAAGAGATCGCGGCCGCTCACTACGATGACGAAATAACCATCGACCAGCTCACAGAGCTCGTCGGCGCCGAAACGGCGGCGAACCTGTGGGTGTTGAAACAGCAGTTGGACGAGGACTTCGTTAACGAAGTGGCTGACGCGTGACCTCCTACAGCGTCGCACCCGTTGATCCCCCTTGTTGACCCTGATCAGAATTTCTCTGGTGGCACCGTACGAAGAGTATAGCGGCTGAGTCGCTGCGTGTCAAGTCCGGTTGAACCGTGTTTCTCTGCGGCCCGTCCCGCTCACCGCTGCCGCCCGCCGCGTCGCTCGCACCTAGTCCGGATAGATTGACCGCAACACTCTTTACTGATTCGCTGTAAACTGTAAACAACCAATTGCCCATGTCACGCACGTCAAACCGAGCCAACGGCGACGTCATTCGCGACTTCCTCTCGGTCGCGGACCTCCTTGAGGAGCCACAGCTGGCCCAACTGTACGCGTATCTCGCCCGAGAGGAGGAAGCAACCGTTCAGGAACTCATGAACGAACTTGACCTCGCGCAGGGCACGGCCTACACCTATGTGAACCGGCTGGTCGACGCCAGCGTCATCGAGGCGACCACCGACGAGCAACCCCGGGTGTACGTCGCTCGCGACATCAATCTGACCGTCACAGCAGCTGATGACGCTCGCGAGTACACGATCACGCCCGCGCTCATCGACGCCATCGCCCGTCGCACGACCGACGATGACATCGATACCTACATCGACCGCCACGGCATCGCCGGACTCGCAACGGCACTCACCTACACCGTCGACCGGGAACGTGGCGAGGTCACCCACCGGCTGATGGCCCGTGATCTCGACATCTCGCCGCTCGCCGCCGAGATCATCCTGCAGGCGCTGCGCTCCGTCGTCCACGAGCACTTCGATATCGAGGAGGCGGGCGCGTCGGTCGTGGATATCGAGGGTGTCGACCGGGACATCGCTGGCGACAACGCGTGAGCGCCATCCATATCGCTGATACCGGTCTGTTCGTCGCGATGGGGAAACCGTCGAACCGTCGGTATCAGGTCGTCCGAACGTTTGCACGCCGGAACGACATGACGTTCGTCCTCCCGGAACGTGTCTACGACGAACTGACCGTCAACGCGCCCGACGTCGAGACACCGCCGGTCGACACGGCAATCGACGAAGGGTGGGCCCGAGTCGCAGCCCCGTTGGGATACACGAACGCACTAGTCTCCCGGACGATGGACGGCGTGCAGCGATACATCGCGAACGCTGATGACCGCCCTGCCGACGAGATCGAACGTGCGGATCCAGCGCTGGCAGGGGTCGCCGCTCAAGCGTTCGTCGACGAGACCACTGACCACGCTTACATCTACACGACGGATACCCTCGCTGGAGAAGGGGCTGAAAATGTCTTCGCCAGTGAGGGCTACGGCGATTCAGTCACATACGTGAACGGCTTCCGCTTCGTCGAAGATCTTCTCGAGTAGGCCGCTCCTCGTTGGGTCCGCACACCGATCACTACGGAGCAAAATTCGATATCAGCCCGCCAGCGATGGCCGTTGCTGTCTCGAAAGCCCTCGGCCGCTCGGCATCCCGCGACCCACGCTGCGCTCCTCGTACCTGCGGTGCTTGCGGAGTCGGGGGACGACCGAGACAGCCTCGCCCTTTCTGAGTCCACCAGGATGTCGGCTGTCTCACTGAGCGTCGAACCCGGTTGAACAGGTTCTTTGTTACGGCACGCCCCGCTCGCCGCTTCCGCCCTCCGCATCGCTCGCGACCGACCATTCCGGGCATGCGGCGAGCAAGCTCGCCGTTCCGGGCTGAAATGAATCTGGTCTCGACGCCAGCATTAAGCGCGTTTTCGGTTGCGCCCCTCGCGGGCTTTCGCGTTCCAGCACTTTGGGCCGCTCCACGCGGCGAGTCATACCACGACTCGCCGTGCTCACGACCGTCGCGCTGGACACGGACCCGCAGTCCGGGCCGGACGCGAGAAACGGCTTAAAGCTGGCCGCTCGCTCCGGGCGGGTCGGCGCGCGGTTCTGGTTGGATGACCTCCCCGAGGCGCTCTCGCTCGCGCCCCAAGGGGCGCTCACGAAGGCGCGAGCGAGAGCGCACAGATGGTTCTGTCGGTCGTTGTCGTCGGAAAACCGCGATGTAGGAGCATCGCGGTGTCGGGCGCTGAGCGCCTTCGGAATTTTGGAGAATTCCAATGTCAAGTAAGAACGTTACCAGTGAAGTAGTTTCGGTCGATGAACAGGCATTCGAAAAAGCGGACGAAGAGGTGGTCGACGAGGACGGCTTCGAGGTCGTCGATGAGACACCGGAGTTCCAGGCAACGGTGCAGATGGAGGTGCAGGCGAAGGTAGATGCCAACCACCCGGACGGGATGGTCGACACCAGTGACGAGCGAATCTACGGTGCGACTCTTGAACAGGAAGAGCGCATTCGGGCGCGAGAGGCGGAGCTGGAGCGCATCAGTGCCAGGGCGGAGATGGGGATGCAAGAAGGTCGGGAGAAGCGGACGCGAGATATCGCGGCGAAGCGGAGCGCTGAGCGACGTGTTGAGTTCCAGAAACGGGCGGCAAGCGTGAACCCGTGGGCGGATCCAGAGCGAGACGATCCTCGTGCAGAACTGACGCAGGAGCAGTTGGCTGTGGTGAACAAGCAGTCAATGCGGCTGGCCGAGAAGCTGGATGGCTGGTCGCGAGCAGCGATTGGTCGGCGAATGGGTGAAGCCGTCGTCGATGGGAAAGACCTGATGAGTGCAGTCGTCGGGGTGTTCGAGGAGTTGCAGACGGCGCCGGGACAGGTGGTTCCCATCGGGATGCTCGAAGGCGTCAATCGGAAAGAGGTGAGCATCGAAGGTACTGTGACACAGCTGTGGGAGTCGTCGAGTTCAGCTATTTCCCAAGTGGGGCTCATCGAAGACGAAAGTGGGCGAACGAAGCTGACGTCGTGGGTCGCAAGTGACCAACCCTGGATCGAAGAAGGCGAACGAGTTCGCATTCACGGGGCTGCGAAGAACTGGTACAACGGGCGCGTCTCAGTAGCCCTCACTGGGTGGAGCACCGTGATGTTCCCTGAGCGCGGTCGGTGGTGGGAATAGCCGGTCGAGGTGACTCTTTTTTGCTACGTACCGGACCGACCCAGACCCCTCCTCCCCACCCTCCGCTCCGTGCTCGCTTCGCTGCGCGCGCAGCCACGACCTCGAGAACAAGTCCAACATTTGAGCAAGAAACTGGGGAAGGAGTACGCGATGCGAGCGAATCTGTCAGACCCACGACTGGTGCGGGCGTACCTGCAATCATGTTGAAACGTTCGTGGATGTTCGCGATTTCTTGGAGGCGAATTCTTAGTCAGTGTACTCCGCTATGGAGAACTGCTTCCCGCCCTGTTTCTCCAAATACTCCTGGACCGTGGTCTCACGGAGATGTTCTTCCACGTCATAGAGCTCTGAGATGTCTCCCCGGCTGAACGAGTACTCATATTTCCCGATATCGTCGCACGCATTTCTATGCCGAAGGTATTCTAGAGTCTTCCTCACCATATCAAGATCATATCACGATCATAGTAGTGGGGAACCCTACGGGGTGTCATCTTCACAGTCTCGTTGTGTTTGAACTGTTCCGGCAGGATAACTTGGGCAAGCGATACTGCCAAGCTCTCAGGTTTGATTTCTCCAGTCAGAAGGAACTCTTTGCTCGGGGTTGGAGGCAAGTTGATTCCGGTGGAAACAATGCTGTGGAAGGAGTCGTCTTGTGCTAATCCGTCTTCGAAAAGGAGTTTACCGCCTCTGCTCTGTGAGAGGATGCCGCATTTGTCCTTGATGTCGTCGTAGATATCTGCACCGGGTCCTCCTGCCTTAGCTGACTCTACGGCGTCTTTGTCAAAAACGAGATGATGTTCGAAGTGGTTGAGATTACGGGTGGAAAGATGGACTTCTCCTGCTCTGCCTTTTTTCCGGATGAAGTCTTCGACGGCCTCTAGGTTCAACCGTTGGTAGTCTTCTGCTCGGCGACGGTGTTCTTCGGTGACTCGGTCATCTGGTTCCACGTTGACGAAGACGACGGTGTCGCCGCTGTAGAACGTGAATTCTGGCCGTGTGAACACGTCGTTCCGGTTATCGGGGACTGGGAGAAATGGACCGACGAGTTTGAAGCCCTGAGACGCGATCCCACGATTACTGGTGTCGCTTTTTATAACTGAGTGGAAGAGATTCAGAGCGTTTATTTTCTCTTTTTGTTCCAGCCATCCCATGGTTAGACAGTAATCTTCTCCGAGTGCTTCTTCACCCGATAATTAGTGCTGAGTTCTCTGTGGATAATGGAGTAAAAGTCGCTGAGGCTGGCAGCTGTCGTGGTTGCCTTGGCGTGGAGCAGAATGTTCGTCTCGTTGATCGTGATTTCGAAGGGTTCGTTCCGTTCTCCGTCGAAGACAAAGAAGTTGCCTTCTTCCCACTCTGAAAAGTCGTATCGGTGTTTTCTATCGAGGATGTTTTCCCGAAGCCCTTTAACCAATTGCTCGAACGACGGAGATTCCTGATCCGGGTCCGTTTTCTTGTTAGGTATGTGCTCAACCAGTTCGACTGTGGTGTAGCCTTCAATGGCGAATCCACCGTCGACCGCTACAGAATCTGGTGTATCATTGTCGGAGGGGGCGGGTACGTCTTTCGAGTCCTCTACATCGAAGTCGGAGAGCTCTTGTATGGCCTGTTCGTCCCTATAGGACAGCTTTCTTGGCGCGTATTCGACTTCGAAGTTCTCCTGATCCTTTTCGACGTATTGGTTGGTGAGTTCTATTGTGGTATCGTTCCCAAAGCCGGGTTCCGATTGCTGGACACGTGGAATCGAGCCGTATCCGTCCCGGTTTGCTGTTCCCTCAATTCTCGGGCTGTTCGTCTTGCTGAATTCCAGTCGGGTAGGTTGGACTCCGTAATCGTCTTCCAGATCTGTTAGATACCGTTGTTCCCCACCGTGGAGCTGGATGCTCATATCTCGGTCGTCAAAGACAGTATCGTATTTCGCGGTGAAGCCGTCTATGTTGCCTTCGACTTTGTTAACGATGTCGACGAGGTCTTCTGAGGAGAGGAATACTCTATCTAATGAGGGGAGGTAGCGAATCAGTTTCTCTACGGTTCGTTTGGTCCAGTGACGTCGTTCGACTGTGAAGACCCGGAGATAGTTATCTTTGAGGTAGAAGATGAAGTGGTCGTGACGGTCGTATTCCGGCGTGCTGATTCGAACGTAGGAAGTGTCCTCATTCAGTTTTTGTTCTTCGAACAGATGTTCCTCGAAGAAGGTATATTCGTAGTCTTTCAGGGATTTATCTCGGAGTTGGGTTTCCACGATCGCTGCCAAGTTTCCAAGTTCGTATTCGTTGCCGCGTGCGATGAAGAACTTCAGCTCCGGAGTTTTCGTCGTTTTCTTCTTTTTTTCTTCAGATATCTCTTCGTCGGTTCGAGTTACAAAATCAACAAGTTCGCCGACGATCGTGTCGATATCTTCCCCGGTCAGGTTTTCCAAGTTTGGTTTCATAGTGATGGGGGTTTAACCTGTGGTTCTTGTTGTGTTTGGGTAGGGTGTGCGGACTGCCATTAGCGAGACTCTTTCCGCTGGGAACAAAAAGATGCATGATGACTTTATCGGAGAGGGTATGGAGGCGTTCAGGCTTTGATAGCGCCGACTTTGTCTGATTCTTTGGATTTTCTTACGGCTCTTTCGTTGGCGGCTGAGGACAGTTTCAGGTTGGCATCTCCGTTGGATGATTTAATGGTGTAGATTGAGAGGTCGATTTCTTTCTGGTTTCCTTTGGCGTCTTTGTAGCGGAGTTGTGTTGCGATTTCTATTTCGTCAATGTCGCCCTCTGATACAAAGATGTCATTGATGGCGTCAGCGATGTCGATGGGTTCGTCTTGGCTGTGT is part of the Halosolutus amylolyticus genome and encodes:
- a CDS encoding RNA-guided endonuclease InsQ/TnpB family protein, encoding MADDYVRRTAITRISVDGEQRELLEDTISEWKRGCQIATDMAWGKCNTKSDIQPLAYDDVREHTDLGSQHAILATHQAAQAITGCIERRSKGKTVSKPTFTAPTVKYDTRTMTLFDDDTVSLSTTKSRVRCDLALPDADDGYQRQYLDSDEWSVTESTLTARDGDYLLHIGFRRPKNDTEQNTAEDGTVLGVDLGIENLAVTSTAHFVSGRELTHDLQKFETVRAGLQQTGTRSAHRTLEQSSSRELRYVRDVLHQASNAIVNEALRYGCDVIAFEDLTHIRERTGASWGHKWAFRTLYEQVEYKAEAEGISVKQVGSAYTSKRCAECGFTADENRLTRNDFRCVKCKSEANADYNAAKNIGMRYVRRGQQSSRRTGNSQLALKSGTVTPSGGFTAHPDGFEAEDTDNPHPPSAESA
- a CDS encoding DNA-binding protein; this encodes MSSKNVTSEVVSVDEQAFEKADEEVVDEDGFEVVDETPEFQATVQMEVQAKVDANHPDGMVDTSDERIYGATLEQEERIRAREAELERISARAEMGMQEGREKRTRDIAAKRSAERRVEFQKRAASVNPWADPERDDPRAELTQEQLAVVNKQSMRLAEKLDGWSRAAIGRRMGEAVVDGKDLMSAVVGVFEELQTAPGQVVPIGMLEGVNRKEVSIEGTVTQLWESSSSAISQVGLIEDESGRTKLTSWVASDQPWIEEGERVRIHGAAKNWYNGRVSVALTGWSTVMFPERGRWWE
- a CDS encoding MarR family transcriptional regulator, which gives rise to MSSGTIDIDEFENADADEFEDRNDTERIVLFLDKNDDRAWKATTIAEHLGLDTDAVSAILSRLKERGLVRHKRPYWAITDDEERLQSAYRLHRHHETADEQYGEECLEDLETDEMEEVQ
- a CDS encoding helix-turn-helix domain-containing protein; this translates as MSRTSNRANGDVIRDFLSVADLLEEPQLAQLYAYLAREEEATVQELMNELDLAQGTAYTYVNRLVDASVIEATTDEQPRVYVARDINLTVTAADDAREYTITPALIDAIARRTTDDDIDTYIDRHGIAGLATALTYTVDRERGEVTHRLMARDLDISPLAAEIILQALRSVVHEHFDIEEAGASVVDIEGVDRDIAGDNA